Proteins encoded within one genomic window of Bacteroides sedimenti:
- a CDS encoding DUF4995 domain-containing protein — protein sequence MKKRSLVIASLSAVLLSSCMKPASDKYDWIKNGIDVASYQLKLTSEEIADSAKLPRSVWNSTNVDFLSSQLGRGKETFQDSLRKIAPQKIGKRKLVSPYDWTSGFFPGSLWYVYELTGDNYYKNEASRFTNLLNPVKEYNGTHDLGFMMYCSYGNAERLSPNDTIPQVLLQTGNNLISRFNPEIGCIRSWDFGKWNFPVIIDNMMNLDLLFYLSKYTGNNKYMDVAIKHANTTMKNHFRKDYTSYHVVSYNNDGSVQCKQTHQGKNDSSAWSRGQAWAVYGYTACYRETKNKVYLDFARKIADMIMARVKTDDLVPLWDYDAPETAKTPRDASAASVTASAFVELSTMTPDGGKYLDYAEKVLKSLSSDKYLAKKGSNDGFILMHSTGSLPHGSEVDVPLNYADYYYLEALKRYMDLKNIKYKDLL from the coding sequence ATGAAAAAAAGATCATTAGTTATTGCATCGCTATCGGCTGTTCTGTTAAGTTCGTGCATGAAGCCCGCTTCTGACAAGTACGACTGGATTAAAAACGGCATCGACGTTGCATCTTACCAGCTAAAGTTAACAAGTGAGGAAATTGCCGATTCGGCTAAGCTGCCTCGCTCGGTTTGGAACAGTACGAACGTGGACTTCCTCAGCAGTCAGCTTGGAAGAGGCAAGGAAACATTCCAGGATTCGTTGAGAAAGATAGCGCCCCAAAAGATAGGGAAGCGGAAACTGGTAAGTCCGTACGACTGGACCAGCGGTTTCTTTCCCGGAAGTCTGTGGTATGTGTATGAGCTGACAGGCGACAATTACTACAAGAATGAGGCTTCGCGCTTTACCAACCTGCTGAACCCGGTGAAGGAGTACAACGGTACGCACGACCTGGGATTCATGATGTATTGCAGTTATGGCAACGCGGAAAGACTCTCTCCAAACGACACAATTCCTCAGGTATTGCTTCAGACAGGAAACAACCTCATCTCACGCTTCAACCCCGAAATAGGATGTATCCGCTCGTGGGATTTTGGCAAGTGGAACTTCCCGGTCATTATCGATAACATGATGAACCTGGACCTGCTCTTCTACCTCAGCAAATATACCGGCAACAACAAGTACATGGATGTGGCTATCAAACATGCCAATACAACCATGAAAAATCACTTCCGCAAGGACTATACCTCATATCACGTAGTGAGCTACAATAATGACGGAAGCGTGCAATGCAAACAAACGCATCAGGGAAAAAATGATAGCAGTGCATGGTCGCGCGGACAGGCTTGGGCGGTTTACGGATACACTGCTTGCTACCGCGAAACAAAGAACAAGGTGTACCTCGATTTCGCACGCAAGATTGCCGATATGATTATGGCACGGGTGAAGACTGACGACCTGGTTCCGCTTTGGGACTACGATGCTCCGGAAACGGCAAAGACTCCGCGCGATGCTTCGGCTGCTTCGGTAACTGCTTCTGCCTTTGTTGAACTGAGCACAATGACCCCCGACGGAGGTAAATACCTGGACTATGCCGAGAAGGTTCTGAAATCTCTCTCAAGCGATAAGTACCTGGCTAAGAAAGGATCCAACGACGGATTTATACTGATGCACTCCACTGGCTCGCTGCCTCACGGATCGGAAGTGGATGTTCCGCTCAACTATGCCGATTACTACTACCTCGAGGCATTGAAAAGATACATGGACCTGAAAAATATTAAATACAAAGACCTCTTATAA
- the hepC gene encoding heparin-sulfate lyase HepC, translating to MKKRINYICLIVLLLLPKLMWAQQLRTEVFDLLDLNRPGLEEVKKLHNKGQDEKAAEALLKYYKNRTSVKHPDVNLAKVKISKEEQKWADDALNHTFFVHKGYQPSLNYGKDINWQYWPVKDNELRWQLHRHKWFTPMGKAYRLSGDEKYAKEWALQYMDWIKKNPLIPLKKNEYEMQTKPFSDSIKENVRFAWRPLEVSNRLQDQTAQFLYFISSPSFTPDFLTEFLMNYHKHAVHIMGNYSDQGNHLLFEAQRMIYAGTFFPEFKEAETWRRSGIDILNKEINVQVYKDGGQFELDPHYHLAAINIFYKAIQIADVNNFRNEFPQSYLDTVEKMIMIYINYCFPDYTNPCFSDAKITDKKEIIDNLKTWSKVFPQNKQIQYFATEGKKGELPDYLSNAFKTSGFYVFRSSWGDDATMMVLKAGPKAFWHCQPDNGTFELWMNGKNLFPDSGSYVYEGEGEVSQLRKWFRQTKVHNTLTLNNANLDSTESVCKLWNGKGNIQKLVVENPSYKGLKHRRSVFFVDNKFFVIVDEAVGNAKGNVAIHYGLCEGKTNLDKENMTVASDFDGNSNVVLKCFGPKGMTMNKEEGWRSKTYRERAERTSVAFETQKNTDEAVRYITVIYPVTDKNEQPAISAQFNNKSYSDNSLDITVKVGVEKNKLGVENKKEGVENKKLGVKNYKLSYKY from the coding sequence ATGAAAAAGAGAATTAATTATATTTGCTTGATTGTATTGCTGCTATTGCCTAAACTAATGTGGGCACAACAACTAAGAACGGAAGTGTTTGATCTGCTCGACCTGAATCGCCCGGGACTGGAAGAGGTGAAGAAGCTGCACAACAAGGGACAGGACGAAAAGGCTGCGGAAGCGCTGCTGAAATACTACAAGAACAGAACATCGGTGAAACATCCGGATGTGAATCTTGCGAAGGTGAAGATAAGCAAGGAGGAACAGAAATGGGCAGACGATGCGCTGAACCATACCTTCTTTGTACATAAGGGATATCAACCTTCCTTGAACTATGGCAAGGACATCAACTGGCAATACTGGCCTGTAAAGGACAACGAACTGCGCTGGCAGCTACACCGCCACAAATGGTTCACACCAATGGGAAAGGCATACCGCCTCAGTGGAGACGAGAAGTATGCCAAGGAGTGGGCATTGCAGTACATGGACTGGATTAAGAAGAATCCGCTGATTCCTTTGAAGAAGAATGAGTACGAGATGCAAACCAAACCATTCAGCGACAGCATCAAGGAGAATGTACGCTTTGCATGGCGTCCGCTGGAGGTGAGCAACCGCCTGCAGGACCAAACGGCTCAGTTCCTTTACTTCATCTCATCGCCCAGCTTTACTCCCGATTTCCTAACGGAATTCCTGATGAACTATCACAAACATGCCGTACACATCATGGGCAACTATTCGGACCAGGGAAACCACCTGCTGTTCGAAGCGCAACGCATGATTTACGCCGGAACATTCTTCCCCGAATTTAAGGAAGCCGAAACCTGGAGAAGAAGCGGTATCGATATATTAAATAAGGAGATCAATGTGCAGGTATATAAAGACGGCGGACAGTTTGAGCTGGACCCTCACTACCATCTGGCTGCCATTAATATTTTCTACAAGGCAATTCAGATTGCGGATGTGAACAATTTCAGAAATGAATTTCCACAGAGCTACCTCGATACAGTAGAAAAGATGATTATGATTTACATTAACTACTGTTTCCCCGACTATACCAACCCATGCTTCAGCGATGCCAAGATTACCGATAAGAAAGAGATTATTGATAATCTGAAGACATGGAGCAAGGTGTTCCCTCAGAATAAACAGATTCAGTATTTTGCAACTGAAGGCAAGAAAGGTGAACTGCCCGATTATTTGTCGAACGCATTTAAAACATCCGGATTCTATGTTTTCCGCAGCTCATGGGGAGACGATGCCACCATGATGGTACTGAAGGCCGGACCAAAAGCTTTCTGGCATTGTCAGCCCGATAACGGAACATTCGAACTGTGGATGAATGGAAAGAACCTCTTCCCCGACTCCGGAAGTTATGTATACGAGGGTGAAGGAGAAGTTTCACAACTTAGAAAATGGTTCCGCCAGACAAAGGTGCACAACACACTAACGCTGAACAATGCCAACCTGGATTCTACAGAATCAGTATGCAAACTGTGGAACGGAAAAGGGAATATCCAGAAGCTGGTAGTGGAAAATCCATCGTACAAAGGATTGAAACACAGACGCTCGGTGTTCTTTGTGGATAACAAATTCTTTGTGATTGTAGACGAGGCTGTGGGCAACGCGAAAGGAAATGTGGCAATTCACTATGGACTGTGCGAAGGAAAGACAAACCTGGATAAGGAAAACATGACCGTGGCATCCGACTTTGACGGAAACAGCAACGTGGTGCTGAAATGCTTCGGACCAAAAGGAATGACTATGAATAAGGAAGAGGGATGGAGGTCGAAGACTTACCGCGAAAGAGCGGAACGTACCTCTGTGGCTTTCGAAACTCAGAAAAATACAGATGAGGCTGTACGCTATATCACAGTGATTTATCCTGTAACCGACAAGAACGAACAGCCAGCTATCTCGGCTCAGTTCAACAACAAATCGTACAGCGACAACTCACTCGACATAACTGTAAAAGTAGGCGTAGAAAAAAATAAACTAGGCGTTGAAAATAAAAAAGAAGGCGTAGAAAATAAAAAACTAGGCGTGAAAAACTACAAGCTTAGCTATAAGTATTAA
- a CDS encoding chondroitinase family polysaccharide lyase, which yields MKNKFIYPLILTLLFGAKTSLFGAVISFEDNTVPAGWSAEKGSLAVSTVKAKLGNYSLRWNWQAGDAMNAVNADGLAAASTLKGGGISVWVYNSAATNQPAVFSFYNSSNQKKCEISFNLNFRGWRCLWADFGRDMGHDLTALTTMKVSAPASGSGTLYFDFLEFRAISWEKMSDFQYKVNLYDGINDYLAIRNTPPAAPVTPTDEERNAFGLIKERMDKWYLGDGTNSSDASYAKRLNAVKSYVKTGVTNFGRNITLTQAEDGTVNGPGLFPMDYHGTTVDGVALTSFRGVNENYLLQLAYDFRMNGTTASRDNLLKAYDWYYDQGWADGSALGTLRFEMLRSAGFFHSAFLMRDQLTDEQFKRIFDSFNWYTLFGTVYKDTQNDGELADYIRTLAYPKLCYALTLKDEAQRTAAMKAFQGYMDHALKTAPGFLGTLKPDGSGYHHHAPYYSAYYPDVLYAGCLLYYMLHDTPFALSQESYQNLKKALLTFRFFSGEYNVPVATCGRFPNQTDVLQQLLPAFAYLILSEDTPDTELLGAYKRLWNPDQALVNAYISKARTDICYSNSLGEMDALIEASNLNAAAAESNPVGTKFLPFSGLLVVRQNDWMVTVKGFSKYIWDFEASTTENIYGRYLSYGQTEYSDLKNHYRSYDGSNANWDWRQLPGTTAKALSTTSLDFNKVGKHRCFSDSPFLGGIGFDDRCAVFSNRLHDITFDKSFYADKSVFVFGNALYCMGSGINSSSTTVQFNTTLFQNRLDVNASPFYLNGNEITGDVSSVSGNPVIKDNFGNAFIVNEGLTDIKKNATYCMAYINHGKILSDGKYAYTWLIGADDNLINNYKNSSPIILLKQDNTAHAVYHAGEKVLAASLFRGYTVVDAREIHQANKPLIVMMKEKEGGMYEVAITNPDMDREIPFAATNDNVTDAMAAVPGTASTITLELNGTFEKADGNSGVSVTSSKGITTLSYDSSKDGETYRVVLKSLTSGINNLQNSQAIVSTVGNRVVVSFPDSCEHSVELIQSDGTLLASKQEASAVSTLDMADCGKGVYMVRVMTGGKTLMFKVLR from the coding sequence ATGAAAAACAAATTTATATATCCACTGATACTAACCCTGCTCTTTGGAGCAAAGACTTCACTCTTCGGGGCAGTAATATCCTTTGAGGATAATACTGTGCCTGCAGGATGGAGTGCGGAGAAAGGAAGCCTAGCGGTAAGTACGGTGAAAGCTAAATTGGGAAACTACTCCCTGCGCTGGAACTGGCAGGCGGGCGATGCAATGAACGCGGTGAATGCCGACGGACTGGCTGCTGCGTCTACACTGAAAGGAGGGGGTATCTCTGTATGGGTTTACAACTCGGCTGCTACCAATCAGCCGGCTGTGTTCTCATTCTATAACAGCAGCAACCAGAAGAAGTGCGAAATCTCCTTCAACCTCAATTTCAGGGGATGGAGATGCCTTTGGGCCGATTTCGGAAGAGACATGGGGCACGACCTCACCGCGCTGACTACCATGAAGGTATCGGCGCCGGCTTCGGGAAGCGGAACGCTCTATTTCGATTTCCTGGAGTTCAGAGCCATCTCGTGGGAAAAGATGTCCGACTTTCAGTACAAGGTGAACCTGTACGACGGCATCAACGATTATCTGGCTATCAGGAACACACCGCCGGCAGCTCCCGTAACACCTACGGATGAAGAACGGAATGCCTTCGGCCTGATTAAGGAGCGCATGGACAAATGGTATCTGGGCGATGGTACGAACAGCAGCGACGCTTCGTACGCAAAACGACTGAACGCCGTGAAGAGTTATGTTAAGACGGGAGTAACCAACTTTGGCAGGAATATTACGCTGACACAGGCGGAGGATGGTACGGTAAACGGACCCGGACTCTTCCCGATGGACTATCACGGCACAACGGTGGACGGTGTGGCGCTGACCAGTTTCCGGGGAGTGAACGAAAACTACCTGCTTCAGCTGGCGTACGATTTCCGGATGAATGGCACAACAGCCAGTCGCGACAATCTATTGAAAGCATACGACTGGTATTACGACCAGGGATGGGCAGACGGTAGTGCGCTGGGTACGCTCCGGTTTGAGATGCTCCGCAGCGCGGGATTCTTCCATTCGGCCTTCCTGATGAGGGATCAGCTGACGGATGAGCAGTTTAAAAGAATATTCGATTCGTTCAACTGGTACACACTTTTTGGAACGGTTTACAAAGATACGCAGAATGACGGGGAGTTGGCCGACTATATTCGTACGCTGGCTTATCCAAAGTTGTGCTACGCACTTACGTTGAAGGACGAAGCGCAAAGAACAGCTGCCATGAAGGCTTTCCAGGGATATATGGACCATGCGTTGAAAACGGCTCCGGGATTTCTGGGAACGCTGAAACCGGATGGCTCGGGCTATCACCATCATGCACCTTATTATAGTGCTTACTATCCCGATGTGCTCTATGCCGGATGTCTGCTCTATTATATGCTGCACGATACTCCTTTTGCACTGAGCCAGGAGTCGTACCAAAACCTGAAGAAGGCATTGCTTACCTTCCGTTTTTTCAGCGGAGAGTACAATGTTCCGGTGGCTACCTGCGGACGTTTCCCCAATCAGACAGATGTGCTGCAACAGCTTTTGCCGGCATTTGCCTACCTGATTCTGTCGGAAGATACTCCCGATACCGAATTGTTGGGAGCTTACAAAAGGTTGTGGAACCCCGACCAAGCGTTGGTAAACGCCTATATCTCGAAGGCCAGAACGGATATCTGCTATTCTAACTCACTTGGTGAGATGGATGCGCTGATTGAGGCTTCTAATTTGAATGCCGCTGCTGCAGAGAGCAATCCGGTGGGTACAAAATTCCTGCCTTTCTCCGGACTGCTGGTGGTGCGTCAGAACGACTGGATGGTAACCGTGAAAGGGTTCAGCAAGTATATCTGGGATTTCGAGGCTTCTACCACAGAAAATATCTACGGCCGGTACCTGAGCTATGGACAGACTGAATACAGCGACCTGAAGAATCATTACCGAAGCTATGATGGAAGCAATGCCAACTGGGACTGGCGTCAGCTGCCCGGTACCACAGCCAAGGCGTTGTCTACCACCAGCCTTGATTTCAACAAGGTGGGCAAGCACCGTTGCTTCTCCGATTCCCCCTTCCTGGGCGGGATAGGTTTCGACGACCGTTGCGCGGTGTTCAGCAACAGGCTGCACGATATTACTTTCGATAAGAGCTTCTACGCCGACAAATCGGTCTTTGTATTCGGAAATGCGCTTTACTGCATGGGAAGCGGAATAAACAGCAGCAGTACCACTGTTCAGTTTAATACCACTCTTTTCCAGAACAGACTGGATGTAAACGCATCGCCCTTCTACCTGAACGGGAATGAAATAACCGGCGATGTATCCAGTGTATCGGGCAATCCGGTGATTAAGGATAACTTCGGCAATGCCTTCATTGTGAACGAGGGTCTGACGGATATCAAGAAGAACGCTACCTATTGCATGGCATACATCAACCACGGTAAGATACTCTCAGACGGAAAGTATGCTTATACCTGGCTGATAGGTGCGGATGATAATCTCATAAATAATTATAAAAACAGCTCGCCAATTATTCTGTTGAAGCAGGATAACACAGCTCATGCCGTTTATCATGCCGGCGAAAAGGTGCTGGCGGCTTCCTTGTTCAGGGGATACACCGTTGTGGATGCCCGGGAAATTCATCAGGCAAACAAACCTCTGATTGTGATGATGAAGGAGAAGGAGGGAGGCATGTACGAGGTGGCAATCACCAATCCGGACATGGACCGTGAAATTCCTTTTGCTGCTACTAACGATAATGTGACCGATGCCATGGCGGCCGTGCCGGGAACCGCTTCTACAATTACGCTGGAGCTGAACGGAACTTTCGAAAAGGCGGATGGCAACAGCGGAGTGAGCGTAACCTCTTCCAAAGGGATAACCACGCTGAGCTACGACTCGTCAAAAGATGGCGAAACCTACAGGGTTGTATTGAAATCGCTGACATCGGGTATCAACAATCTGCAGAACTCGCAGGCAATCGTAAGCACGGTTGGCAATAGGGTGGTGGTTAGCTTCCCCGATTCATGCGAGCATTCCGTGGAGCTGATTCAGTCGGACGGAACCCTGCTGGCAAGTAAGCAGGAGGCATCGGCTGTAAGCACGCTCGATATGGCGGATTGCGGCAAGGGTGTTTACATGGTGCGTGTGATGACAGGGGGCAAAACCCTGATGTTTAAAGTGCTGAGATAA
- a CDS encoding sulfatase family protein — MAVACSLNCTAKEKVKRPNIIFMMTDDHTTQAISCYGSKLASTPNLDRLANEGVRFDNCYATNALSGPSRACILTGKFSHVNGFTDNSSVFNGNQPTFPSLLRKAGYQTAIIGKWHLISEPKGFDYWCILTGQHEQGDYYKPDFCENGKDIQEQGYVTDVITDKTIDFLEHRDKSKPFCVMYHQKAPHRNWMPAQRYLGIFNDRVFPEPENLFDDYSERGRAAKEQDMSIAKTMTDAWDLKLLTHDEIMKLPDDNKFKKVYTRMTPAEMAKWDSTYAERIAQFRKGGMNDKQLISWKYQQYMRDYLATAQAVDENVGRLLEYLEKTGELDNTIIVYTSDQGFFLGEHGWFDKRFMYEECQRMPLMVRYPKAIKPKSVSNAICMNVDFAPTFLDFAGIPVPADIQGHSLKPVLQGEGKAPANWRKAAYYHYYEYPAEHSVKRHYGIRTADFKLIHFYNDVNEWEMYDLKKDPREMHNVFGKPAYAKEQRKLMKLLLETQKQYKDTDPEEKVHVLFNGNKVNQNK, encoded by the coding sequence ATGGCGGTGGCATGTTCCCTGAACTGCACCGCCAAGGAAAAGGTAAAGCGGCCGAATATCATCTTTATGATGACCGACGACCATACAACACAGGCAATATCCTGTTACGGCAGTAAGCTGGCTTCGACCCCTAACCTGGACAGACTGGCCAATGAAGGGGTACGCTTTGACAATTGCTATGCTACGAATGCTCTTTCGGGACCTTCGAGGGCCTGCATCCTGACCGGGAAATTCAGTCACGTAAACGGATTTACCGATAATTCGAGCGTGTTCAACGGCAATCAGCCTACCTTCCCTTCTTTGTTGCGGAAGGCTGGCTACCAGACTGCCATCATTGGTAAATGGCACCTTATATCGGAACCGAAAGGGTTCGATTACTGGTGCATCTTAACCGGACAACATGAGCAAGGGGATTACTACAAGCCCGATTTCTGCGAGAACGGGAAGGATATTCAGGAGCAAGGGTACGTAACGGATGTGATTACCGATAAGACCATTGACTTCCTGGAGCACAGGGACAAGAGCAAACCCTTCTGTGTGATGTATCACCAAAAGGCGCCTCACCGCAACTGGATGCCGGCACAGAGATACTTGGGCATCTTCAACGACCGGGTGTTTCCGGAACCCGAAAACTTGTTTGATGATTACAGCGAACGGGGACGCGCGGCGAAGGAACAGGATATGTCGATTGCAAAAACCATGACCGATGCGTGGGACCTGAAGCTGCTGACACATGATGAGATTATGAAACTGCCTGATGATAACAAATTCAAGAAGGTATATACACGAATGACACCGGCGGAAATGGCAAAATGGGATTCGACCTATGCTGAACGTATAGCACAGTTTCGCAAGGGTGGCATGAACGATAAACAGCTGATAAGCTGGAAGTATCAGCAGTACATGCGCGATTATCTGGCTACTGCCCAGGCGGTGGACGAGAATGTGGGCAGGCTGCTTGAATACCTGGAAAAAACCGGGGAACTGGATAATACGATTATCGTTTATACCTCCGACCAGGGATTCTTCCTGGGCGAACACGGATGGTTCGACAAGCGGTTTATGTACGAGGAATGTCAAAGGATGCCTCTGATGGTGCGCTATCCGAAGGCGATAAAGCCGAAAAGCGTATCGAACGCCATTTGCATGAATGTGGATTTTGCACCTACCTTTCTTGATTTTGCAGGGATTCCTGTCCCGGCCGATATTCAGGGACATTCGCTGAAACCTGTTCTGCAGGGCGAAGGAAAGGCTCCTGCCAACTGGAGGAAGGCTGCCTATTACCACTATTATGAATATCCGGCGGAACACTCTGTGAAACGTCATTACGGCATACGCACAGCGGACTTCAAACTGATTCATTTCTACAACGATGTGAACGAGTGGGAGATGTACGACCTGAAGAAGGACCCGCGCGAAATGCACAATGTGTTTGGAAAACCGGCATACGCAAAGGAGCAGCGCAAGCTGATGAAATTGCTTCTGGAAACACAGAAGCAGTACAAGGACACCGACCCTGAAGAGAAGGTGCATGTACTATTTAATGGGAATAAAGTTAACCAGAATAAATAA
- a CDS encoding Tat pathway signal sequence, translating into MDRRKFLRNAGWSLVGLAASGNLFAADKWNGKDVKKILPSASNLKMYWGDLHNHCNLTYGHGDMRTAFEAAKGQLDFVSVTPHAMWPDIPGANDPRLNWVIDYHTGAFKKLREGGWQKYVAMTNEYNKEGEFLTFLGYECHSMEHGDHVALNYDLDAPLVECTSVTDLKQKLKGKKVFVTPHHMGYQEGYRGYNWKHFSEGEQTPFVEMFSRHGLAESDMGDYNYLHDMGPRQWEGTIQYGLSQGKKFGIMGSTDQHAGYPGSYGDGRIGVLASSLKRGEIWDALKNRHVCCATGDKINIDFRLNDAFMGDVVKGKSRRIYVNVEGASCIDYVDIVKNGRCIARMSGPQTPVMPKEENVHCKVKVNFGWNREQAVVSWNGKLSLNKGKLNSVTPCFRGAAFTSPQESDLKKGHVFETKVNKILSSNEKETELEIYTSMNPNTTTPAMQGVILDVTMPKDGVIAAEFNGKMFKHSLGELLEGTRAHFMRGWLSEAIQFERAMPDSCYRIEHFMEDTEQEKDTDYYYVRVRQRDQQWAWSSPIWVERG; encoded by the coding sequence ATGGATAGAAGAAAGTTTTTAAGAAATGCCGGATGGTCGCTTGTGGGACTGGCAGCATCGGGAAACCTGTTTGCAGCCGACAAGTGGAATGGTAAAGATGTAAAGAAGATACTACCTTCGGCAAGCAATCTGAAAATGTATTGGGGAGATTTACATAATCACTGTAACCTAACATACGGTCACGGAGATATGCGAACCGCTTTTGAAGCGGCGAAAGGACAGCTCGACTTCGTTTCGGTAACCCCTCATGCCATGTGGCCCGATATTCCGGGTGCCAACGACCCTCGCCTGAACTGGGTGATTGATTATCACACCGGCGCATTCAAAAAGCTGCGCGAAGGTGGCTGGCAGAAGTATGTGGCAATGACCAACGAATATAACAAGGAGGGAGAATTCCTCACCTTCCTTGGCTACGAATGCCACAGCATGGAGCATGGCGACCATGTGGCACTGAACTACGACCTGGATGCTCCGTTGGTGGAGTGTACTTCGGTTACAGATTTAAAGCAGAAGCTGAAGGGCAAGAAGGTATTTGTTACTCCTCACCACATGGGTTATCAGGAAGGTTACAGAGGATATAACTGGAAGCACTTCAGTGAAGGGGAACAGACTCCGTTTGTAGAGATGTTCTCGCGTCACGGACTGGCGGAAAGTGACATGGGCGATTATAACTACCTGCACGATATGGGACCCAGACAGTGGGAGGGAACCATTCAGTACGGTTTGAGCCAGGGAAAGAAATTTGGTATCATGGGCTCTACCGACCAACATGCCGGTTATCCGGGAAGCTATGGCGACGGAAGGATTGGTGTACTGGCATCGTCCCTGAAACGTGGAGAGATATGGGATGCACTGAAGAACAGACATGTGTGCTGTGCAACGGGCGACAAGATAAACATCGACTTCAGGCTGAATGATGCCTTTATGGGCGATGTGGTGAAGGGAAAAAGCCGCAGGATATACGTCAACGTGGAAGGAGCAAGCTGCATCGACTACGTGGATATTGTGAAGAACGGCAGATGCATTGCCCGCATGAGCGGTCCGCAGACTCCTGTAATGCCGAAAGAAGAGAACGTGCACTGCAAGGTGAAGGTGAACTTCGGATGGAATAGGGAGCAGGCGGTAGTATCCTGGAACGGAAAGCTGTCTCTGAACAAAGGCAAGCTGAATAGCGTAACGCCCTGTTTCCGGGGAGCTGCCTTTACCTCGCCTCAGGAAAGCGACCTGAAGAAAGGACATGTTTTCGAAACGAAGGTAAACAAGATACTATCTTCCAATGAGAAAGAAACGGAACTGGAAATCTATACATCGATGAACCCGAACACTACGACACCTGCCATGCAGGGGGTTATCCTGGATGTGACAATGCCGAAAGACGGGGTGATTGCCGCTGAGTTTAACGGTAAGATGTTTAAGCACTCGCTGGGTGAACTGTTGGAAGGTACCCGGGCTCATTTCATGAGAGGGTGGCTGAGCGAAGCTATTCAGTTTGAACGTGCCATGCCTGATAGTTGCTATCGCATTGAGCACTTCATGGAAGATACGGAACAAGAGAAAGATACGGATTATTATTATGTGCGTGTTCGTCAACGTGACCAGCAATGGGCATGGAGTTCGCCAATCTGGGTAGAAAGGGGATAG
- a CDS encoding ROK family protein yields the protein MLHAIGIDLGGTFIKYALIDENANIVTSGKLPSGADISAERVIEQIAAAVKEIQHYAGMHNCEIAGVGIGTPGIVDSSNRIVLGGAENINGWENIPLAERIEEMTSLSTVVNNDANLMGLGEAGYGAGQGCSNVVFLTVGTGIGGAVVIDGKLFNGFDNRGTELGHVPLIANGEPCACGSVGCLETYASTAALVKMFKKGCEQQNIIYPEKEINGELIVRLYKEGDPLATECFNNHCYYLGRGIAGFINIFSPQRVIIGGGLSEAGDFYIDKVSDYAFGNVIPDCAVNTTIMAATLGNNAGSIGAAKLVFTSIK from the coding sequence ATGCTGCATGCAATAGGAATAGATTTAGGGGGTACTTTTATTAAGTACGCCCTGATAGATGAGAATGCGAACATTGTTACTTCGGGGAAACTGCCATCGGGCGCTGATATCTCTGCGGAGAGAGTGATTGAACAGATTGCCGCCGCAGTAAAGGAGATTCAGCACTATGCCGGCATGCACAACTGCGAAATAGCAGGTGTGGGCATTGGTACTCCGGGTATTGTGGATAGCTCGAACCGGATTGTGCTGGGAGGAGCCGAAAATATAAACGGATGGGAGAACATCCCTCTGGCCGAAAGGATTGAGGAGATGACATCTTTGTCTACAGTGGTGAATAATGATGCCAACCTGATGGGACTGGGTGAAGCCGGTTACGGTGCCGGACAAGGTTGTTCGAATGTGGTTTTCCTTACCGTAGGAACCGGGATTGGTGGTGCCGTGGTGATTGACGGAAAGCTTTTCAACGGGTTTGATAACCGGGGCACGGAGCTGGGACATGTTCCTTTGATTGCGAACGGCGAGCCTTGTGCGTGCGGTTCGGTAGGCTGTCTGGAGACTTACGCCTCTACAGCGGCTCTGGTCAAGATGTTCAAGAAGGGGTGTGAACAGCAGAATATTATCTATCCGGAGAAAGAGATAAATGGTGAACTGATTGTTCGTCTTTACAAAGAAGGTGACCCATTGGCAACGGAATGTTTCAACAACCATTGCTACTACCTGGGAAGAGGCATTGCCGGATTCATTAACATCTTCAGTCCGCAGCGGGTGATTATCGGTGGCGGTCTGTCGGAAGCCGGCGATTTCTACATCGACAAGGTGAGTGATTATGCTTTTGGGAATGTAATACCCGATTGTGCGGTGAACACAACCATTATGGCGGCTACGCTGGGTAATAATGCAGGAAGCATAGGAGCGGCAAAACTGGTATTTACTTCTATTAAATAA